One Spinacia oleracea cultivar Varoflay chromosome 4, BTI_SOV_V1, whole genome shotgun sequence DNA segment encodes these proteins:
- the LOC110804786 gene encoding uncharacterized protein: MALASYCCRFVPDNVQELLNNKGKTVTRNVTSDISGRRRLLISSTAASLLAVATTEANDSQTALLQKYLKKSEENKEKNDKARMDDYYKRNYKDYFGFVEGPLRSKDKDQLSDSERGILEWLDKNK, encoded by the exons ATGGCTTTAGCTAGTTATTGTTGCAGATTTGTACCAGATAATGTGCAAGAACTGCTCAACAACAAAGGGAAAACTGTAACCAGAAATGTAACCTCCGATATTTCAGGAAGAAGAAGACTTCTCATATCTTCTACTGCTGCTAGTTTGTTAGCTGTTGCAACCACTGAAGCCAATGACAGCCAAACTGCCCTTCTTCAAA AGTATCTGAAGAAGTCAGAGGAGAACAAAGAGAAGAATGACAAAGCG AGAATGGATGATTACTATAAGCGCAATTACAAAGACTACTTTGGATTCGTAGAGGGTCCGTTGAGATCAAAGGATAAAGATCAACTTTCCGATTCAGAAAGAGGTATTCTTGAGTGGCTAGACAAGAACAAGTAG